The Nostoc sp. NIES-3756 DNA window GAACAAGAACTACTAAACCCCTTGGGAATTAACTGTATTCGCACCTTCCCCAATCGTGGTATCCGCATTTGGGGTGCTAGAACCCTTGTTGAACCAGATAAAACTGAGTGGCGTTATATCAGTGTTCGACGTTTGATTAGTTATATCGAAAAATCCATTGAGTTAGGTACTCAGTGGGTAGTATTTGAACCCAACGACGAAGATTTATGGGCGCGTGTCAGACGCACCGTCAGTAACTTCCTAGAAAGAATTTGGCGGGAAGGTGCATTATTTGGCGCTAGCCCACAGCAAGCATTTTATGTGAAGTGTGATGAGGAACTTAACCCACCAGAAACCAGAATATTAGGTCGTTTATATATTGAAGTTGGAGTTTGTCCCGTCAGACCTGCGGAGTTTGTCATCTTCCGCGTTAGCCAATGGAATGGCATCGAAGATGAACAATAGCAGAACCAATCTTGAACTTTCTTTATACCAGTTATTGCACAGGAGGTTAAATCAGTATGGCAGGTGAATTTTTAACAGCGTGTAAATTTTACTTTGAAGCTGATGGAATTACTGATAAATTCATCAAAGAGATTAGTGGATTAGGAGTTGAAAGCACACCAGCACAAGATGTTCACGGTTCATCTAAGTCTGGTAAAATCATGCGTCAAGCTACACCGACAGTTGTAAAATTTACAAATATTACATTGAAGGTGATAGCTACTGATGATGTAGACCTGTACCAATGGTATCAAAAATGTAACGAAGATATGGGAGATCCCAGACAGTGGGCGCAAAACCGTAAAACTGGCTCAGTAGTCGCATACGACCAGCAAGGCAGTGAAAAAGCACGATGGAACATTGTTAACTGTTATCCCTGTAAATATACTGGCCCTACTTTAACTGCATCTGGTGGAGATATGGCTAATGAAACTATTGAATTAGTTCACGAAGGCGTTAAACGTGTCAAATAATTAGTTTTAGCAGCAATTAACAGTGCCACAAACAGCAGGTCAAGTTCCAGAAATTCTCACAGCCCATAGGTTCTACTTAGCTTTGACACTAGACGGTCAGCAAGATAACGTTGATGGTTTCTTTTTAGAGTGTCAAGGCTTTAAAAGAACTCAAGATGCTATTGAAATTGCTGAAGTTACCGCCAATAAATGGGGTAAATCAGATAAAGGTCAAGTCGTCAGAACTAAAATTCCCGGAAATATTAAGAGTGGTAATATCACTCTCAAGAGAGGTATTACCAACTCTCAAACTATCTGGAAATGGTTTGAAGCCGTTCAAGAAGGCAAATGGGCCCAACAACGCAAAAATGCCTCTTTGAGTATCTATGACCAAGCAGGCGTAGAACAAGCAAGATTTGAATTAGCTGGTGCTTGGCCTGCTAGTTATAAAATTGCCGATGTCAATGCTCGCAGTGGCGACATAGAAATCGAAGAAGTCGAAGTTGCTTTCGAGGAATTTAAGAGGGTGAAGTAGTCATTAGTCATTAGTCCATAGTCAACCGTCCATAGTTTTTCTCCCTTTCCCCTCCTCGGAGGGGCTAGGGGTGAGTTTCTCCCTCATCTCCCTCATCTCCCTCATCTCCCTCATCTCCCCACTCCCAAACTATGTTCCCCACAGAATTTGAATTTACACTTCCCAAAGGTTATCTTGACTCAGAAGGTAATCTTCACCGCCAGGGTGTCATGCGTTTATCAACGGCTATAGATGAGATTGCACCTTTGCGCGATCCTCGTGTTAAGGCTAATCCTGCTTATGCCACAATCATTATCTTGTCGCGTGTAATTACTCGCTTAGGTGCTTTATCTGAAGTAAGTCCGGCTATTGTAGAAAACTTTTTTGCCCAAGATTTAAACTATCTCCAAGACTTTTATCGTCATATCAACGGTTTAGAAGGTGAAACCTCTTTACCACAGGAAAAAGGTGTTTCCTCTGAAGAGTTAGTAGTAAGAACTTAAGTTCTTCTTTGAGGACTAAAGTCCTTACTACTAACCTTGCACTGCTCATATTTATGAATTTTGCCGCCGACGCTATCTATGTCTCGTAAACAGGATCATCTATATACAGAATTTGACTTTACTCTTCCGCGAGGTTTGATTGATAGCCAAAACCGTGTACATCGTCATGGCAAAATGCGTTTAGCCACTGCCAAAGATGAAATTTTGGTACAGAAAGAACGCAAAGTACAAGAAACTCCTGCTTACGGTGCTTTAGTGATGTTATCTCGGGTCATCACACGTTTAGGGAGTTTTAACACTGTTAGTCCTGATATCCTTGAAGGTTTGCTATTACATGATATTGCCTATTTAAGAGAGTTTTATAATCGAATTAATCAGCAAGGTAATACACATATTCCTGCTCAGTGTCCTCACTGTAAGACTCAGTTTTCTGTAGAGCTAGAACTGGCGGAAAAGTCATAAGCTACCCCTCAGATACTTTGTATGAGGAGGTAGCTTTTATTGCTTATCATTTTCATTGGTCACAAGATGATATTTTAAATTTAGAACACAGTTACCGTCAGCGATGGGTAACAGAAATTAATAAAATTAACGAAAAATTAATATGAAAGTCAAAATCAATTTTTTACCAACACAAAATGAGATAAATGAACTCGATTTAGTAGTAGCAACTACGCCAAAAGGAGAGTGTATAATAGGGCGTTCTCCTGATTGTGATTTACCTTTAGAAAGCCCAGATGTTAGTCGGATTCATGGTAAGTTTTTTGTACAGGCAGGTAATTACTATTACTGCGACACTGGTAGTAGAAATGGATCGATTATTAATAATAAATTAGCTGAAAAAAATCAGCCATATCTTTTAAAGCATGGTGATTCTATCCAAATCGGAGATTACATCCTGACGATGGAAGAAATTAAACCTGTGGCTGAACAAATGCCAGAAACAGTATTTAGGGTAATAGATCCTGCACTGTTTTCTAGACCGATATCTGAAAATTTTGGTGTTGCTGGCGTTACCAATAAAGCATCAGAGGTAGTTGCTGAATCTACACCAGAAGTTATTAGTCAAACTCAAGAGGAAGTTGCAGTCTGTGAAGTTCCTGCAAGCGTTGATGCTGCCCCCTCAGAAAACCAAGAGATAATCACAGCGTCTGAAAGTCCCATTTTAGAAGAAAGAACTTTTGTTCAACCACAAGATATTCTTACTAAAGAAGAACCAGAGACAGTTGAGAGTGATGAAAATCTAGATTTCAACACTGCGATCGCAGAAGAAAGAACCTTTGTACAGCCTCGTGATCTAGTCCAAACATCGCCATCAGTCAATGATTTATCTACAAGCGATGATAGTCAAGATATAGATTTATGTACACCAATTTTACAAGAATACACAACTGTACAACCACGCGACATAGTTATTCAGCCATCGTTAACTATTAGTTCTGAAGAAATTGATTTAGATACACCAATTTTACAAGAATACACAACTGTACAGCCTCGTGATGTAGGTCTTCCAGCTTCGCTAAAGGATAGTGATGATGTAGATTTAGAAGTGTCTGATGATGGTAGTGGAGAAACCTCAGAAGTTATTACAGAAGATACTTCCACTCAGATAGAAGATTCTGCTATTCAGGCAATAGAAGAATCTATATCTACAGATGAAATAAATGAAGAAGCAATAACAGCAGATGTCACTTCTAATATAAAAACTGTAGAACCAGAAGTAAATATTTCTACCGCAGAAATAACAGAGGAAGCTACAACATCAGACCTGACTTCTACCGCAGAGGATTTAGAAATAGCAGAGGCTATATCTACAACGGAAGTAGATGAAGAACCAACGGCAGATTTTACTTCTAACTTAGAAAATGTAGAACCAGAAATAACAGAGGAAGTTACAACACAAGACCTTACTTCTACCGCAGAGGATTTAGAAACAGCAGAGGCTGTATCTACAACGGAAGTAGATGAAAGCTTAGAGACTTTAGAACCAGAAATAACAGAGGAAGTTACAACACCAGACCTTACTTCTAGCGCAGAAGATTTAGCAATAGCAGAGCCTATATCTTCAACGGAAGTAGATGAAAGCTTAGAAACTTTAGAACCAGAAGCAAATATTTTAACACCAGAAGTTAGCGATGCAGATGAGTTAGTTGAGCAAACACCTGAAGAAGTTGTAGAAACCGAAGAAGTCTTTGCTGTTGACAATTTAGAAACAGATAGTGAGAGTGAACCAAGCCAGATGACAATTCAAAAAAATATAGTTCTCATTGCCCATGAAAGCAAAAAATCAGAAATAGCTGAATTGGTTGCTCACAATCAAGAATTTTTCTCTCACAGTCTAACAATTAGCTGGCCATCTGTCAGCGAAGTTTTAAAGCAGCAAGCTGGTATTAACGTGAGTGAAGAAATTCCCTCACCAACATCTGGAGGTTATCAAAAAATTAATTCTCTGCTTAATTCTGGAGATGTGTCAGCAGTTATTTTCTTAAGAGATTTCTTAACACCTGCACCTAGTCCAACTAATGAGGAAACTTTATTAAGAATGTGTAATATCAATCAGGTGTTAGTAGCCACTAATTTGACAACAGCAGAGGCGATCGTGCATTATCTGAAACATACCAAAAATTGATATAAAGCACATATTTGATTGATGAAATATAAGTAAGGCATGTTAGCATCAGTGTAACGCGCCTTACTTAAAGCTTTCGATAAGTTATGGCTGACGCTTAACAGTATTACCAACGCCTACTAAAATTAATTCTAAAATCTAGGAACAGGTGTTGCTTCAGGTACAACAGGGATAGTAGGAGTAGGAGTAGGTGGAGGTGGTGTGATAACTGCGATCGCAAATGCTTTTTCTTGTGGCGGTTGTTTACCTGATTTATCAGTAACTTGTAATTTAATTTGCGATGGGAAAGCCTGATTAACTAAAAGTTGTTGTGAACCCACTGGCTGCACGTTACCAATAATGGGGTCAAGCTTGACTTGAATATCTTCTCCTTCTACTCGCCAAGATAAAGTGGCTGTTGTTCCTTCTTTTAACTCTTGATTGGGTTGGTCGCTACCGTTAATTGTGAAAGAGACAATTCTAAAAGGTTTTGGCAATATCTCAATAGCTGATTCCGTTTTCTTAGCACTATTTTTGTTACTGCCGTTATTAGACAAAGCTGTAATTAAAAAAGTATATTTTCCAGCTTTTAGTGCAGGTATAGAGATATTATTACACTGTAGCTGTTGATTTTCTATTTCTTTGCATTGGTTTTGCAGTTTAGGATCAGCGATCGCACCTTGATTAAATTTATAAATAAACGGTTGACTTAGCAATGTGCCGTCTTCTGCATTTCCAGTTATGCGTACTTCTCTTAACAATAAAGAGTTACCAACTTTCCAACTTAAATTAATTGGGTCGCCTTTTCTATACTGGGTTTTATCTGTCTTAAAATCTAAAACTTGAGCTATTGGTTTCTCAGTGATTTCAACTTGAAATGGCTGAGCTTCCGTTTGTGCAAGTCGGGAAAATAACGGCGCACCTTGACGATAAAATCCTTTCAATTCAAAATTATATTTTCCTTGAGCTTTTATCCCTGTTTTCACATTATTACAAATCAGTTCCTTTCTTTGTTGTACTACACAAGGAGGTGTTGTATTCGCATCGCTCTTACCTAATTCTTCGGGAATCCCGTTACTAAAATCATATATCTTCGGTTCGATTGGTTGTTGACCTTTAATATTTAACTCTAATCTTTTTAACTGTGGATAGTTTTCAACCTTCCACCCTAAAGTTACCTCTTGTCCTTCCACAAGTTGGGAGCTATTAGCTGCGAAATCTTCTAATCTTGCTGGGTCTGGGTGTAACAATCGCCAAACGATAAATCCTATACCTCCCAATAAACCCAAACCGATTAAAATTAATAGTAACAGTTGCCACAAAGGACGGGGTTTCCAGACAAAACTAAGTTGAGGTAGTGTATTAGATATAGGAAAATTTTCTTTGTCTTGAATGTTGAGTTGGAAGTTAATTACTAACCCCCCACCCAACCAAGGTCTACGCCACCAAGGTTTAGGTTTAACCAGCAAATTAGTGATAGAATTTTTAGTAGGTAATAATCTAATTTCATGAGGCTGAAATTGATAAGTATATAGTTGTTCTTCATCCCGACTTACTAAGTTGAATGTCAATTCACGGACTACATTTCCTTGGTTAGCTAATGATAATTCATACTTGGCAGGACTACGACTGACTTGTGCCAGAAGGGTCTGGACATTCGCATCTAAACGATAAATTGTGGGGATTTGGATATAAACTAAATCTAACAGCACCAAGTCAGGAGAGTTTTCTGAATATAAGCGAATAGTTGGGGAATAAATCCCTGCTAATGTGTCTCCTGGTGGGTGGAATGTTAGTAAGATTTGACCCTGAGAATTAGGGTTGAGTCCCAGCGCAGATACTTCCGATAATCCTAACCCTTCTACCCCAGTTGTAGGATAAGTGATGGTAAACCAATCTTCGTCTAAATCTGGGCAAGTGAGGCGAAAACGGTCTACGCGGTTAGTGCGGTTTTCTACTATTACTTGTACAGGTAAAGAAGATTCATTATTATTAAACAGCAGAGGTTTATTAGCATTACTGCTAGGCTTAATTGAGAAAGTGGGATCATTTACCCTAACTACTGTTTGTTCTTGGAGCAGAACTTTTAGTTGTAGAGGAACGTTAATAGGAGTATCTTCAGGATAATGTACAGGAGCGTCTACGACTAAAGTATAGTCATAGGTTCCTGGTAAAGCATCTACAGGAATTGGTAAATCAAATTTAATTTCATCACTAGCTTGTTGGGGGTCTATAGCTAAACTTGCTTGAGGAGGACTAGACCAGCCTGTGAGATTTTTAAATTCGTCACCATAAATAAAAGTTAAATTAATAACAGCACTCTGGTTTCCTCGATTAAAAACCACAATATAAAGTTCAATAGTCTCTCCTGATCTACCTAATTGCAGACCAGATGGCTTAACAATAATTTGTAATGGACTAGCTTGCATACCCTCAAATTCCTTACTTGACACGATGTAGTTTGACTTGACGATTTTCATCACCACTTAGAACCATGCTGTCTTTCAAGTCAACGCTTCTTATTCCCTTTGTGCTTTGGTAAATTGTTTGACCTTCTGCTGCTTTTGTTTTGTCGAGCTTGTACTCTGTAGTTAAATACCAAACAGTAACTCGTCCATCATCTCCACCACTGACGAGTAAACTACCATCTTCACTAAATTTCAATGTTCGTACCGGCGTTTTTGACATTACTTGCCAACTATCTATAGGCTGACAATTAACTTCAGAAATTGCACTCTGTTGTCTGGCATTTTTTACAGTCTGGCATTTAGCTAAATTCCAAATAGTAATATAGCCAGCAGAATCAGAGGTGGCTAAAATTTTGGGTGAGTTGGGCGCAAAATCTACACCCCACACGTAGTCTGTACTCCCTGTTCTAGTATCTATCTTGGCTAAGGATTGGACTGATAAATTCTGCTGTTTATTGTTAACCTGACTGGGATTCCAAGACCATAATAAAAAACGCTTAAAATTACCTGCTATTACTAGAGTTTGATCATCGGGGCTTAGGGTTAAAGCGCGAATTTGAAAGCCTGATAAATTAAGTAGAGTTTGCAGGTTGATAACTTGTGGTTGTGGCTGAAATTGATTGTTAACAGATGTCCTTGACCATAGCCTTAATTTACCACTGCCGTAACCACTAAATAAATAGAGTGAATTTTTAGTAAATGCTAAATCAAAGACTCTATCACCTTTGGCTTTGGAATCTTGTTGGTCTTGTAGTTGTTCTGTTGTTTCTCCGTTTGGTACATTCCTTAATTCAATTACACCACTATCCAGCCCGATCGCTACACGATTATTTTCTACAGGCATAAAGCGGGAAACTTGCACCGCATCATCAGTAATTGCTAACAGACCTTGGGGTTCTTGTTGGCGATCGCAAGCCACAGAATTTCTACTATATTTAATATCTGCTGGGGCTATACTCTCACCATTATTAATTTTCCACAGCCGCAATGTACAATCATCAGAACCACTCAGCGCCAACAAAGCATTACCACTAAAAGCGACGGAGTTCACAGAACGAGTGTGCATAATTGGTTCCCGTCCCAGTAGCAAAGCCAACAACAAGGCAATGAGTCCCAAAATTGCCAGTTGTAACCACAGGGGAATAATTGGTAGACTCCGTAATTCTAGAGTCTGCGTTGCTGGGTCTGTAGTACCCAAACGTTGGTCGAGTAATTCAGCTTTGGCTTCTAGTAGCAGAGTCTTACCTATCCCCACCCAAGGGCGTTTTGTTTTCACATTGAGGGTAACTTTACTTGTTTCACCTAAATGCAAATTGGCTGTTTCAGGAACAGTGTTGTAAGTACATTTTCGCCAATCTCTACCCTGAATACTTACATTCACTTCTTGGTAGAGGTTACTGGCATTCTTGAAGATTAATTCAAAGGTTGCTGTATCAGACTTCCATTGAGGCAACCATACCGACTTACTAGGAATTTTTTGGTGTTTTTGGGTAACATCAAACTCTACAAATCCTACAGGTAAAACCTCTATGTTACCTGTAGCACTAGCTGGGTATCCATTATTACTTGTAGCTTCGATACTGAATGGATAGTTTTGGCTAGGTGATTGAATAACAGATGGAGGCTGACATTGAAAAGCTACTTCTGCATAGCCACCCGGCTCCAAGGCAAATTGTCTTTCTACATTACCATTCAACCAAGACGAATCCACACCGACAAAACGCAACTTAGCATTAGTAGCTTGTTGACTTAAATTCCTTACCCGCACTGGCACATCTACCGTATTACGAGGATAAACTTGAAATGCTCGTACAGGCAATTCTACACTCAAGACCGTGGGTTGATTGTCTCGCTCGATTGTCAACCGCAACAACAGCCGTCGTTCTTGTCCTAGCTGTGGCGAAAAAATTCTAATCTTTAAGTCAACAGCACCTACAAATCCGGGGATTGGTGTATTAAGAATAAATACTTGAAAGTCAGTACTACTACCTGGAGGTTTAGTTGCCGCCAGTTCTGGTTCCAGCTTATACCAACGATATTCCGTATTGCGTTGCTCTCCTGCGGCTGAAATGTCTACTTGAAAACTAGCAAATTGGTTACTATCATTGTTGACTGTGACTGTAAAAGAAGCAGGATTAGTGCCTGGTCTAAAAATTAGACTTTGAGTAGACAGGCTGGCATTTATTAAATTATTTTCCATAGTATTTCATCCCAGAGCGCCCATTTTTTGATAATAAAAAAATGTGAGTCCGACAATTCTTTTTTGACCCCTCCCCTAACCCCTCTCCGATACGGAAAGGAGAGTATAGAGTATGAGATATCAACGAAAAATTAAGCTTTTAAAGCCTCTCTCCTCTTAGGCTACGGTGTACACACATCTCTATGCTAGGTGCAGAATATGGTTTGATCCCCCTAAATCCCCCTTAAAAAGGGGGACTTTAAGAAAATTCCCCCCTTTTTAAGGGGGGTTAGGGGGGATCGAAACGCTGTGAGGCAACTTGATCAGACTTGTGTGTACACCGTAGCCTAAGAGGAGAGAGGTACTCTACGAGAAGCGCTTTGCGCTATGGAGAGGAGTTTTTCCAGCCGTCGAACTCACGTAAAAAAAAAGAGGCATAGCTAAGTATAACTAAGGATATATTCCAAAAAGTGCAACTAAACAAATAGGGGCGCACATATGTACGCCCCTACTAAAATCAACGTTATTGTGTAATTAATTTTTGTGAAGATTTCCCAGTGAGGTCACTCAAGGACTTCTACTTATCTCATCTCATCGTATTCGTGAGCTTCCACACGTCTTGTTTCCATACCTGGGGGTAGAAACTCAGCCCGACGTACAGGAACCAGAGGTTGTGTATTGTTGGGATATGGATGAATAACTTGTACAGTACGAGTAGAGCGTGGACGCGTGGAAAATAGAGATAACACGCCAGCAACCACAATACCACCACCCACGGTTAGGGTAGCACCACCAACAGCCCAAACAATAGGCGAAGACCACCAAGAACTTTGGGCTGGTAACACAGCAGATGCGGCTCTTTGAGTGTTCTGCTGAACTAGT harbors:
- a CDS encoding DUF6760 family protein; the protein is MSYPSDTLYEEVAFIAYHFHWSQDDILNLEHSYRQRWVTEINKINEKLI
- a CDS encoding FHA domain-containing protein, whose translation is MKVKINFLPTQNEINELDLVVATTPKGECIIGRSPDCDLPLESPDVSRIHGKFFVQAGNYYYCDTGSRNGSIINNKLAEKNQPYLLKHGDSIQIGDYILTMEEIKPVAEQMPETVFRVIDPALFSRPISENFGVAGVTNKASEVVAESTPEVISQTQEEVAVCEVPASVDAAPSENQEIITASESPILEERTFVQPQDILTKEEPETVESDENLDFNTAIAEERTFVQPRDLVQTSPSVNDLSTSDDSQDIDLCTPILQEYTTVQPRDIVIQPSLTISSEEIDLDTPILQEYTTVQPRDVGLPASLKDSDDVDLEVSDDGSGETSEVITEDTSTQIEDSAIQAIEESISTDEINEEAITADVTSNIKTVEPEVNISTAEITEEATTSDLTSTAEDLEIAEAISTTEVDEEPTADFTSNLENVEPEITEEVTTQDLTSTAEDLETAEAVSTTEVDESLETLEPEITEEVTTPDLTSSAEDLAIAEPISSTEVDESLETLEPEANILTPEVSDADELVEQTPEEVVETEEVFAVDNLETDSESEPSQMTIQKNIVLIAHESKKSEIAELVAHNQEFFSHSLTISWPSVSEVLKQQAGINVSEEIPSPTSGGYQKINSLLNSGDVSAVIFLRDFLTPAPSPTNEETLLRMCNINQVLVATNLTTAEAIVHYLKHTKN
- a CDS encoding COG1470 family protein, which codes for MQASPLQIIVKPSGLQLGRSGETIELYIVVFNRGNQSAVINLTFIYGDEFKNLTGWSSPPQASLAIDPQQASDEIKFDLPIPVDALPGTYDYTLVVDAPVHYPEDTPINVPLQLKVLLQEQTVVRVNDPTFSIKPSSNANKPLLFNNNESSLPVQVIVENRTNRVDRFRLTCPDLDEDWFTITYPTTGVEGLGLSEVSALGLNPNSQGQILLTFHPPGDTLAGIYSPTIRLYSENSPDLVLLDLVYIQIPTIYRLDANVQTLLAQVSRSPAKYELSLANQGNVVRELTFNLVSRDEEQLYTYQFQPHEIRLLPTKNSITNLLVKPKPWWRRPWLGGGLVINFQLNIQDKENFPISNTLPQLSFVWKPRPLWQLLLLILIGLGLLGGIGFIVWRLLHPDPARLEDFAANSSQLVEGQEVTLGWKVENYPQLKRLELNIKGQQPIEPKIYDFSNGIPEELGKSDANTTPPCVVQQRKELICNNVKTGIKAQGKYNFELKGFYRQGAPLFSRLAQTEAQPFQVEITEKPIAQVLDFKTDKTQYRKGDPINLSWKVGNSLLLREVRITGNAEDGTLLSQPFIYKFNQGAIADPKLQNQCKEIENQQLQCNNISIPALKAGKYTFLITALSNNGSNKNSAKKTESAIEILPKPFRIVSFTINGSDQPNQELKEGTTATLSWRVEGEDIQVKLDPIIGNVQPVGSQQLLVNQAFPSQIKLQVTDKSGKQPPQEKAFAIAVITPPPPTPTPTIPVVPEATPVPRF
- a CDS encoding phage tail protein, whose amino-acid sequence is MPQTAGQVPEILTAHRFYLALTLDGQQDNVDGFFLECQGFKRTQDAIEIAEVTANKWGKSDKGQVVRTKIPGNIKSGNITLKRGITNSQTIWKWFEAVQEGKWAQQRKNASLSIYDQAGVEQARFELAGAWPASYKIADVNARSGDIEIEEVEVAFEEFKRVK
- a CDS encoding phage tail protein; this encodes MAGEFLTACKFYFEADGITDKFIKEISGLGVESTPAQDVHGSSKSGKIMRQATPTVVKFTNITLKVIATDDVDLYQWYQKCNEDMGDPRQWAQNRKTGSVVAYDQQGSEKARWNIVNCYPCKYTGPTLTASGGDMANETIELVHEGVKRVK